One Diospyros lotus cultivar Yz01 chromosome 1, ASM1463336v1, whole genome shotgun sequence genomic window carries:
- the LOC127797941 gene encoding L-ascorbate oxidase homolog produces the protein MGTTSRARLSLQLAAAALAILVASCLVPVGAEDPYLFFEWDVSYGDISPLGQPQKGILINGQFPGPRINCTSNNNIVVNVHNNLDEPFLLTWSGIQQRKNSWQDGTPGTMCPIQPGTNYTYRFQVKDQIGSFFYFPTTSLHRAVGGFGPLQVVSRDLIPVPFDPPADDYYVLIGDWYGKDHKSLRNQLDSGRSLGRPAGFHIHGQHYDESNPPPPLYTMEEGKTYRYRVCNVGMKTSFNVRIQNHPMKLVEVEGSHVVQNIYDSLDVHVGQCVSFLVTANKEPKDYFLVASSRFTKEALINKAILRYANGKGSASPDLPPPPPESAVGIAWSTNQFRSFRWNLTASAARPNPQGSYHYGGINITRTIKLVNSRERVDGKLRYAINGVSHVDSTTPLKLVEYYGVQDKVFKYDTIKDDPGSEAPSKVLLQPNVLNATFRNFVEIIFENREKTIQTWHLDGYSFFAVAMEPGRWSPEKRKNYNLLDALSRHNVQVYPGSWSAVMLTLDNAGMWNLRSEMWERFYLGQQLYVSVLSPERSLRDEYNLPDTTLLCGIVKDLPKPPPYSIGLF, from the coding sequence ATGGGAACTACTAGTAGAGCCAGATTGAGCTTGCAGTTGGCGGCCGCCGCTTTGGCAATATTGGTGGCGTCGTGCCTTGTTCCTGTTGGGGCGGAGGACCCTTACTTGTTCTTCGAGTGGGACGTGAGCTATGGGGACATTAGCCCCCTGGGTCAGCCCCAGAAAGGCATCCTCATCAACGGTCAATTTCCCGGCCCCAGGATCAACTGCACCTCCAACAACAACATCGTCGTCAACGTCCACAATAATCTGGATGAGCCTTTCCTCCTCACCTGGAGCGGCATCCAACAACGCAAGAACTCCTGGCAGGACGGCACCCCCGGCACCATGTGCCCCATCCAGCCGGGCACCAACTACACCTACCGCTTCCAAGTCAAGGATCAAATCGGCAGCTTCTTCTACTTCCCCACCACTTCCCTCCACCGCGCAGTAGGCGGCTTCGGCCCTCTCCAGGTCGTCAGCCGTGATCTCATCCCCGTCCCATTCGACCCCCCTGCCGACGACTACTACGTCCTCATCGGGGACTGGTACGGAAAGGACCACAAGTCCCTGCGCAACCAGCTCGACAGCGGCCGCTCCCTGGGTCGTCCTGCCGGCTTCCATATCCACGGCCAACACTACGACGAGTCCAACCCTCCACCCCCTCTCTACACCATGGAGGAGGGCAAGACCTACAGGTACAGGGTGTGCAACGTCGGCATGAAGACCTCCTTCAATGTCCGCATCCAGAACCACCCCATGAAGCTGGTGGAGGTGGAGGGATCCCACGTCGTCCAAAACATCTACGACTCCCTCGACGTCCATGTCGGCCAGTGCGTCTCCTTCTTGGTCACCGCCAACAAAGAGCCCAAGGACTACTTCCTTGTGGCTTCCAGCAGGTTTACCAAGGAGGCTCTCATCAACAAGGCCATCCTCAGGTACGCCAACGGCAAAGGATCCGCCTCTCCAGACCTACCGCCACCCCCACCGGAGTCAGCAGTTGGAATCGCCTGGTCCACCAACCAGTTCCGCTCCTTCCGATGGAACTTGACGGCCAGCGCTGCCCGCCCCAACCCCCAGGGATCCTACCACTACGGCGGCATCAACATCACTCGCACCATCAAGCTGGTCAACTCTAGGGAGCGAGTGGACGGCAAGCTGCGCTACGCAATCAACGGAGTGTCGCACGTGGACTCGACCACCCCGCTGAAGCTGGTGGAGTACTATGGCGTGCAAGATAAGGTGTTCAAGTACGACACCATCAAGGACGACCCAGGAAGTGAGGCACCCTCGAAGGTGCTGTTACAGCCCAATGTGCTCAACGCGACATTCCGCAACTTCGTGGAGATCATATTCGAGAACAGGGAGAAGACGATCCAGACATGGCACCTGGACGGGTACAGCTTCTTCGCAGTGGCGATGGAGCCGGGGAGGTGGAGCCcggagaagaggaagaactaCAACCTACTGGATGCGCTAAGCAGGCACAACGTGCAAGTGTACCCGGGGTCATGGTCGGCGGTGATGTTGACGCTGGACAATGCGGGGATGTGGAATTTGAGATCGGAGATGTGGGAGAGGTTCTACTTGGGGCAGCAGCTCTACGTGAGCGTGCTATCGCCGGAACGCTCCCTAAGGGACGAGTACAACCTGCCGGACACCACCTTGCTGTGTGGCATCGTGAAGGACCTGCCGAAGCCCCCGCCCTACAGCATTGGCCTCTTCTAA